The candidate division WOR-3 bacterium genomic sequence GTCCAACCTTGGATGATGACCCCTTGGTCAGCAGCCAGTGCAACACTTATCAGCGTAAAACAAACAACCGTGGAAACTTTCATTTCAACCTCCTTTCATTTAACCTTTACACACCTCCTTGTCAGGATGACCGGACCTGCGATGAGCCGGACAAAATACAACCCGGCACAGGGGGCAGGCACCCTGAGTTTATACCAACCGGACTTTTGTTTTCCAACCCGTCTCTGCCAGACACACCGACCCTGGACATCAAACACCTCCAGCAAAACCTCAGTCTCCTTAGAAATAATATAGCCTACTTCTAAGCCATTTTTCGTCATACCCGGCACCATAAGACGGGGAGAATTATCTATATTATTTAATAGACCATTTTCCTCCACCCCTTCACTCAAATTATGGGAGAGGTAATACAGGCAAAAACCACTGAGACGGGTTGCTAAATGCAGCGCCTCAGTGCCGGCAGTTAGAGCCAACAATCCGGAGCGTTCGGTAACCACAATCGGTCCAATCCAGCCGGTATCGGCCTTGATTTTATGGCGCAGACCATAATCACATGCCCAGACCACATGGAGCCGATTGTATCTATCGCAGACAATCTGGGGCCTGCCGCCTCCCTCTTCGTAAAGCAAAAAAGGTGTGCTCCAGCTATCCCCATCAAACATGGAATAATAAATCCAGTAACCTCCAGAACGCTCCTCCCAAACCACATGGGGACGCCCCAGCGAATCACAGGCAACTGCAGGATAACAGGATTGATGCGACCCGCTCGGGTCTGGCAACCGCATCGGTTCTGACCAGCCAGAACTGTCCTTATATGAATAGCCCAGCCCATAAGTCTGGTAGTCCATCCAGACCGCATGCAGACGGTCATAACGGTCAACCGTGATATTTGACCAGCCCAGCCCTCTGCTCGGACAGAAGGCAACCGTGCAGGGCTCTGCCCAACTGTCCGCATCAGATATGTAGTAACTGTACCAGATGACACCCTCACTGGTACCAGGCGACTCACAGAGGAGATGGATGCGATTGTGGTGGTCAACAACCAGCCTCGGGGTAAACGCATAGATAGGAAAAACCAGTTTGGGAACAGACCAGGTATCACCCACCAGTCTGCTGTAGCGGATGCGCGCCTCATACTCCTTGGACCATACCACTATCGGCACACCAAAAGTGTCTATGGCAATCGCCACAACGAGAAAATCTCCAGAGTCACGGGAAACATTAACTGGAATTGTCCAGGTATCACCGTCCCGCCTGGCATACATCACCTTCTCATAATAGGTCTCACGCTTGCACTCAGACCAGACGATATGCGGGGTGCCGTTCCTGTCAACCGCAATGTCATTATCATAGGTTACATAGTTATCAGGTTTGCGGTCAACCCGCTCCGGCGGTGTCCAGGCTGACGCCAGTGAAATAAATAATATCAGCCCGCTCAGTAACAATCTCTTCATCCTTGCCTCCTTTTCGGCTTCAATTTAATTATACCCCCCCCACCATTCTGTCAAGGAGAAAATATCAAGGGATTCCTCGGCTGCGCTCGGAATGACACCCTGACTTTATATTATATATCTCTCAGGAAGAGGAAGGAGGGGAAAAGATTTCCTCAAAATGTTATTCTTTTATGGTGTTGTCCAGGTGGAAAAATCCCGGAATCTGATAGGTGAATTGCCCTGACACAACACAGTACTCTGCTGTTGGACCGGATCCAGAAGTTTCCAGAAACTCAGCCTGGGTGTTATAGCAATCAACCCCTTGAATAGGCACCTGTGCCCACATCGCGCTGTCCTCGTCGCTCAGGATGTAGAAATGGCTCATCCAATGCTGCCAAAGACTTACAGTGTCAGACTGGCTCAATAGTGTATGAACTGTAACCATATAAGGTCCTGCGCTCTCAACTATCAGTTGCATATCACAAATAACGGTATCATTTGCTTGAATAGTCCGTTCAAACATAGTGCTGTCCAATGCCCTCATTCCGGAAGGAACTTCAACAAAAATCCTGACCGAGCCGAGGTCAAAGAATGCGAGCCCCTTGAATTGCAAAGTGAAGGTATCCCCAGTCTTCGGAATTCCACTAATAACATCAAGCCCGGTGTAAAGGACAGGCAGCGTGTCACTTGGTTCCGCACCTGCGCAGAGCACAGTGCTAAAAATTGTGATAAATACAATTTTCAGCATCCTTCACCTCCTTTCTTTTTGAAGTTCCTGTAAGGCATTTTTAAGCCGCCATATCTCAATAGTGCTCGGTTGCCCCCATGCTGAAAACACTATGTCCTTGCCATCCCTACTCCAGTTAGGCCAACCAACACTCCCCAGCCGATAAGGTTGACCTGACTCCCAGTAAAAGACCGTATCCGCTGAGCGGTCGTGAATTCTCCAAACCCAGCTGTAACTTATAAAGGATTTTACATGAATTGGAAAAATCGCCCATCGGTAATCACAGGGATTTACCGCTGGGGATTTAGGGGCCCACACACCTCCGCGTGCATAGATTGAGTCACCATCAAATACATCAAAACGGCAGTCTCCCGATGGAATCGCATAAATGGCGGTTGTGCCGGTATCATTACCAAACCGTTTGAGGTAGAAGTAGGTGTGAAATGCCCGGTAGAGTTCATTCCACTCTATTCGGCTGAATATCATCCCATCCCCCGCGGCATTGAATGAGATGTCATCGTAATTTACTGACATAGAATCCAATACATTGCCTGAGGTATCAATCAGGAGAACATAAGAATAAAGAGAGGGATAATACTGATCCCTGAAACCCGCAAGTAGTTTAGTCCCGTCCGGGGAGAGGTCTATATCAGACACCGTTCCCTCATACAGCAGTCTTTGATTTCTATCGGAAAACGAATAAACATAAATACCGCCTTTCAGTTCCGTAGGGTTTGTGCGAGGGTCGGATCTTGTATCATCTATGTAGTATAGCAAGTTACCGTCTGGCGATAGAATCGGGTTAATGAAGCGGTGTTTTTCATTCCTCAAAAGGAGCTCAAAATTGGGGTTTGTGAAATAAGGTTCTTTCTCAAACAAACAACTACCTGAGAGCAACAATATCAGCCCGGTCAGAATACCCTTTGACAAACAGCTCCTTTTTCTCGTATCACTCCCTTTTTGATGTATATTTTCATTATACCCCTTACAGCATTCTGTCAAGGAGAAAATATAAAGTGATTCCTCCTGCACAAGACCGAAGACCGGAGACCAACGGACGGAAAAATCACCGAGGTTCTACAACCAGAGAGCCGCTAATTGTATTGAGAACAGAAACAGGAATAGCCTTGGTAATAGCCTTTAAGACCGTCTTACGGGGTGTTCGGGATAGAACTCAGGAGATAACCTTAGATAGAGCCTGACAGGCGGATTTGGATGGGGATTAAGAAATCGCCCTGAGTATAAGAGAGAAAAGGCTCTAAAGGGCAGCCATAGCCAGGCATAAGGATATGCTCTTAAGGGCTTAATGGTAAGGGGTAAAGGAGATAATAAGGGGGATGGTGGAGGGGACTGTCCCCGGGACGACCCCTGGGCTG encodes the following:
- a CDS encoding T9SS type A sorting domain-containing protein — encoded protein: MKRLLLSGLILFISLASAWTPPERVDRKPDNYVTYDNDIAVDRNGTPHIVWSECKRETYYEKVMYARRDGDTWTIPVNVSRDSGDFLVVAIAIDTFGVPIVVWSKEYEARIRYSRLVGDTWSVPKLVFPIYAFTPRLVVDHHNRIHLLCESPGTSEGVIWYSYYISDADSWAEPCTVAFCPSRGLGWSNITVDRYDRLHAVWMDYQTYGLGYSYKDSSGWSEPMRLPDPSGSHQSCYPAVACDSLGRPHVVWEERSGGYWIYYSMFDGDSWSTPFLLYEEGGGRPQIVCDRYNRLHVVWACDYGLRHKIKADTGWIGPIVVTERSGLLALTAGTEALHLATRLSGFCLYYLSHNLSEGVEENGLLNNIDNSPRLMVPGMTKNGLEVGYIISKETEVLLEVFDVQGRCVWQRRVGKQKSGWYKLRVPAPCAGLYFVRLIAGPVILTRRCVKVK